The following are encoded in a window of Chitinophagaceae bacterium genomic DNA:
- a CDS encoding ROK family protein, with protein sequence MATRKDYAIGIDIGGTTTKFGIVNNKGEILEQDRIASNEHEVVEDFIEDLYNKLMPMIDKSGGIKNFAGIGIGAPNGNIYTGTIEYAPNLKWKGIIPLAELVHKKFGLQARLTNDANAAAVGEMMYGACRNMRHFITITLGTGVGSGIVIDGKIVVGHDGFAGELGHTIIRPGGRLHKSTGMRGSLESYASATGVRETAIEMLTKHPEEPSLLRNYSINDLTSESVYECAMQGDNIANSIFEFTGQILGESLANFIMFSSPAAIVLFGGLTKAGNLLLNPTRKHMEMNLLPIFQNKVKLLFSELKEADAAILGASALVWEMND encoded by the coding sequence ATGGCAACCAGGAAAGATTATGCGATAGGCATCGACATAGGCGGCACCACCACCAAGTTTGGTATCGTAAATAATAAAGGCGAAATACTGGAACAGGACCGCATCGCCAGCAATGAACACGAGGTAGTGGAGGATTTTATAGAGGACCTGTACAACAAATTAATGCCCATGATCGATAAGTCGGGCGGCATTAAGAATTTTGCAGGCATTGGCATCGGCGCCCCCAATGGGAATATTTATACAGGTACCATCGAATACGCTCCCAACCTGAAATGGAAGGGTATCATACCCCTGGCAGAACTGGTTCATAAAAAATTCGGGCTGCAGGCGAGGCTCACCAACGACGCCAACGCTGCTGCCGTGGGCGAAATGATGTATGGCGCCTGCAGGAATATGCGGCACTTCATCACCATCACCCTGGGAACCGGTGTGGGAAGCGGGATCGTTATAGACGGGAAGATCGTGGTGGGGCATGATGGCTTTGCCGGTGAACTGGGCCATACCATCATCCGGCCGGGCGGCAGGTTACACAAGAGTACGGGCATGCGGGGCAGCCTGGAATCCTATGCATCGGCCACCGGTGTAAGGGAAACAGCCATCGAAATGCTTACCAAGCACCCCGAAGAGCCAAGCCTGCTGCGCAACTACAGCATCAACGACCTTACCAGTGAATCGGTATATGAATGTGCCATGCAGGGTGATAATATTGCCAACAGCATTTTTGAATTCACCGGGCAGATTCTGGGAGAATCGCTGGCCAATTTCATCATGTTCTCCTCCCCTGCGGCCATTGTATTGTTTGGCGGACTGACCAAGGCGGGCAACCTGCTGCTGAACCCGACCCGTAAGCACATGGAGATGAACCTGCTGCCCATTTTCCAGAATAAGGTGAAGCTGCTGTTTAGTGAATTAAAGGAAGCAGATGCCGCGATATTGGGGGCCAGTGCCCTGGTTTGGGAGATGAATGATTGA
- a CDS encoding MFS transporter, with the protein MQTEQQDLITPKNGPALKETNYGALSTLVTVFFFWGFIAAGNSVFIPFCKHYFHLDQFQSQLIDFAFYTAYYIGALMLFAYGAFGGKDLVGKWGYKKSIVYGLLFSALGAAAMIIAVNANTFAGMLVGLFIVALGFSLQQTAAQPFAISLGDPSTGTSRVNLGGGINSFGTTIGPIVVAIALFGSTAAITDEKIASLSLSKVIILYTCVGALFIGAAALFYFSKKVPAGISLERVESGTKALYTLLIMTGLLIIMFVPVFSSYKTDLSNATDAEKHALEAYRLNWLLGALAVVVIGLLAANMSAKKNAVGWGAMKYPQLVLGMLAIFVYVGVEVSIGSNLSELLKQPEFGGFQSSEAAPYISMYWGSLMIGRWAGAVSAFKLSNNAKILLQIIVPLIAFGVIIGVNTLAKYDMQKLYFYVVCVLIQIAAFYFSKDKPARTLMIFGVLGVAAMIIGTLTTGTISVYAFLSGGLFCSIMWPCIFTLSIAGLGKYTTEGSAFLIMMILGGGIIPPIQGKIADVIGIHQSYWVAVVCFAYLAFFAFAVKGILKRQGIDYDAQVEGGGH; encoded by the coding sequence ATGCAAACAGAACAACAAGATCTGATCACCCCCAAAAACGGCCCGGCGCTGAAAGAAACCAACTATGGTGCACTAAGCACCCTGGTCACCGTTTTTTTCTTTTGGGGATTCATTGCAGCTGGCAACAGCGTGTTTATTCCATTCTGCAAACATTACTTCCATTTAGACCAGTTTCAAAGCCAGTTGATTGACTTTGCATTTTACACCGCCTATTACATCGGCGCCCTGATGCTTTTTGCATACGGTGCATTCGGAGGTAAAGACCTGGTGGGTAAATGGGGGTATAAAAAAAGCATTGTGTATGGATTGCTTTTCTCTGCACTGGGTGCAGCCGCCATGATCATCGCAGTAAATGCCAACACGTTTGCAGGCATGTTGGTTGGACTGTTCATAGTGGCACTTGGATTTTCTTTACAGCAAACCGCCGCCCAGCCCTTTGCGATCTCACTGGGCGATCCTTCCACCGGTACCAGCCGGGTGAATCTCGGGGGAGGCATCAATTCATTCGGAACAACGATCGGGCCCATTGTGGTGGCCATTGCGCTCTTTGGATCAACGGCTGCCATTACTGATGAGAAGATTGCCAGTCTCAGTTTAAGCAAAGTGATCATCCTGTACACCTGTGTAGGCGCCTTGTTCATCGGCGCTGCGGCATTGTTCTATTTCTCCAAAAAAGTTCCCGCAGGAATTTCGCTCGAAAGAGTGGAAAGCGGCACCAAGGCCCTGTACACCTTACTTATCATGACCGGGCTTTTAATAATCATGTTCGTACCCGTATTCAGCAGTTACAAAACAGATCTCAGCAATGCAACCGATGCCGAGAAACATGCATTGGAAGCTTACCGGCTGAACTGGCTGCTGGGTGCCCTGGCCGTGGTAGTGATCGGCCTGCTGGCTGCCAATATGAGTGCTAAGAAAAATGCCGTGGGATGGGGCGCCATGAAATACCCGCAACTGGTGCTGGGCATGCTGGCCATTTTTGTGTACGTAGGTGTGGAAGTCTCCATAGGAAGTAATTTAAGTGAACTGCTCAAGCAACCTGAATTCGGTGGATTTCAGTCCTCGGAAGCAGCGCCCTATATTTCCATGTATTGGGGAAGTTTAATGATCGGGCGCTGGGCAGGGGCTGTTAGTGCATTTAAATTATCAAACAATGCAAAGATCCTGCTGCAGATCATTGTACCGTTAATTGCCTTCGGGGTCATCATCGGAGTGAATACACTGGCAAAGTATGATATGCAAAAATTGTATTTCTATGTAGTCTGTGTATTGATCCAGATAGCTGCTTTTTACTTCAGCAAAGACAAACCAGCCAGAACCTTAATGATCTTTGGGGTATTGGGTGTTGCAGCCATGATCATAGGTACCTTAACAACCGGCACGATCTCTGTCTATGCCTTTTTAAGCGGCGGGTTATTCTGTTCCATCATGTGGCCCTGTATTTTTACGTTGTCCATTGCAGGATTGGGAAAATACACTACGGAAGGATCTGCCTTCCTCATCATGATGATATTGGGAGGTGGTATCATTCCGCCTATCCAGGGGAAGATCGCTGACGTAATAGGTATTCATCAGTCATACTGGGTAGCCGTTGTTTGTTTTGCGTACCTGGCTTTCTTTGCCTTTGCAGTAAAAGGCATCCTGAAGCGCCAGGGCATTGACTACGATGCACAGGTTGAAGGAGGCGGACATTAA
- a CDS encoding glycogen/starch synthase, protein MEIVHVSAESYPYAKVGGLADVVGTLPKYQQQSGHIAKVVVPMHRTKFLYDNEWNVEHKGSFMMGSRYLDYTIIKEKSNKLSFDLYCVDIYGLLDRENVYTYDDDTERFTAFQIAVVDWISHWEHRPGVVHVHDHHTALVPFMMRHCFAYKQLSAVPTVLTIHNAQYQGWMGWDKSDYIPSWDTWQWGLLDWNNTINPLACGVKCADRVTTVSPSYMEELTRHANGLEQLFVTEHAKCTGILNGIDTHVWNPETDTYILDNYSMEDSGAGKQLNKKKLCKDFKLDIKKPLFVYIGRMVGEKAADLLPQAINDAFSHIGTKMNFLILGSGDPAVESQLSALNNGYVGYYNSQIGYNEKLSHQMYAGADFLLMPSRVEPCGLNQMYALRYGTIPIVRRTGGLKDTVIDFGEPNGYGICFNAATVWDITYSIHRAVELYEDKEKMEEIREYIMKIDNSWETSCEKYINLYNSIRQI, encoded by the coding sequence ATGGAGATCGTTCACGTCAGTGCAGAAAGTTACCCCTACGCCAAGGTCGGAGGCCTTGCTGATGTGGTGGGAACCCTGCCGAAGTACCAGCAGCAATCCGGGCATATCGCCAAAGTAGTGGTGCCCATGCACCGCACAAAATTCCTCTACGATAATGAATGGAACGTAGAACACAAGGGCAGCTTCATGATGGGCAGCCGGTACCTGGATTATACCATCATAAAAGAAAAATCAAACAAACTCAGTTTCGACCTTTATTGTGTGGATATATACGGGCTGCTCGACCGGGAGAATGTGTATACCTATGACGACGATACAGAACGGTTCACTGCCTTCCAGATCGCGGTGGTTGACTGGATAAGCCATTGGGAACACCGTCCCGGTGTGGTGCATGTACATGATCATCATACGGCGCTGGTGCCATTCATGATGCGGCATTGTTTTGCATACAAACAGCTTTCTGCCGTGCCCACTGTTCTTACCATTCACAATGCCCAGTACCAGGGATGGATGGGGTGGGACAAAAGCGATTATATCCCTTCCTGGGATACCTGGCAGTGGGGACTGCTGGACTGGAACAATACCATAAACCCATTGGCCTGCGGGGTAAAGTGTGCCGACCGGGTGACCACGGTAAGCCCAAGCTATATGGAGGAACTTACCCGGCATGCAAACGGGCTGGAACAGTTGTTTGTGACAGAACATGCAAAATGTACCGGCATATTGAACGGGATCGATACCCATGTGTGGAACCCGGAAACGGATACATACATCCTCGATAATTATTCCATGGAGGATTCCGGGGCGGGCAAGCAGCTTAACAAGAAGAAGCTGTGCAAGGATTTTAAGCTTGACATTAAAAAGCCATTGTTTGTATATATTGGCAGGATGGTGGGAGAGAAAGCAGCCGATCTTTTACCCCAGGCAATAAATGATGCCTTCAGCCATATCGGAACTAAAATGAATTTTTTAATTTTAGGAAGCGGTGACCCTGCCGTGGAATCGCAGTTAAGCGCTTTGAACAACGGGTATGTGGGTTATTACAATTCACAGATCGGCTATAATGAAAAGTTATCGCACCAGATGTATGCCGGCGCCGACTTTTTACTCATGCCGAGCCGGGTGGAGCCCTGCGGCCTCAACCAGATGTATGCTTTGCGCTACGGCACCATTCCCATTGTTCGCCGCACGGGCGGGTTAAAGGACACCGTCATTGATTTTGGTGAACCAAATGGCTATGGGATTTGTTTTAATGCAGCCACCGTCTGGGATATCACCTATTCCATTCACCGGGCGGTGGAACTTTACGAGGATAAGGAAAAGATGGAGGAGATCCGGGAATACATCATGAAGATCGACAACAGCTGGGAGACCAGTTGTGAAAAATACATCAACCTATATAATTCCATACGTCAAATCTAA
- a CDS encoding glucose-1-phosphate adenylyltransferase translates to MISKSVVAVILGGGAGSRLYPLTSTRSKPAVPIAGKYRLVDIPISNCINSNINRMFVLTQYNSASLNKHIKNTYQFSAFSSGFVDILAAEQTPDSLGWFQGTADAVRQSLKHIGNNEFEYLLILSGDQLYQMDFGDMLEAHISKGADISIATIPVPEREASEFGILKANADNYITSFIEKPARELLPDWTSDTGPEMQVLGRNYLASMGIYIFNRKLLFDQLLVDKKDATDFGKEIIPSSIDKYKVLSYQYDGYWTDIGNIYSFYEANLALTMEIPPFNLFDNTKAIYSRARMLPPMKVAGTLIESSILAEGCIIRASRISNSVIGIRTRIGKETEIDSTYIMGSDYYETIPEMAYSLEKGIPKLGIGERCKIKNAIVDKDCRIGNDVSITGGAHLPDSDHALFTVKDGIVVVKKGAILPDGFVI, encoded by the coding sequence ATGATCAGCAAATCAGTAGTTGCCGTTATCCTTGGCGGCGGCGCAGGCAGTCGTTTATACCCGTTGACATCCACAAGAAGCAAACCGGCCGTACCCATTGCCGGTAAATACCGGTTGGTTGACATTCCCATTTCAAACTGCATCAATTCGAACATCAACCGCATGTTTGTATTGACCCAATATAATTCTGCTTCACTCAACAAGCACATAAAGAACACCTACCAGTTCAGTGCCTTCAGCAGCGGCTTTGTGGATATCCTGGCAGCGGAACAAACGCCCGACAGCCTCGGTTGGTTCCAGGGAACCGCTGATGCGGTACGCCAGTCATTAAAGCACATCGGTAACAATGAATTTGAATACCTGCTCATACTCAGTGGCGACCAGCTGTACCAGATGGATTTTGGTGATATGCTGGAAGCCCATATCAGCAAAGGCGCCGACATCAGCATTGCCACCATCCCGGTTCCGGAAAGGGAAGCATCTGAATTCGGGATTTTAAAAGCCAATGCGGATAATTATATTACGTCGTTCATTGAAAAACCTGCCAGGGAACTACTGCCCGACTGGACCAGTGATACCGGGCCGGAAATGCAGGTGCTCGGCCGCAACTACCTTGCCTCCATGGGCATCTACATCTTCAACCGGAAATTGCTGTTCGACCAGTTGCTGGTAGACAAAAAAGATGCAACCGATTTTGGTAAAGAGATCATCCCGTCCTCCATTGATAAATACAAAGTGCTGAGTTACCAGTACGACGGTTACTGGACAGATATCGGGAATATCTATTCATTCTATGAGGCAAACCTGGCATTAACGATGGAGATACCTCCATTCAATTTATTCGACAACACCAAGGCCATTTACAGCCGTGCCCGTATGCTGCCGCCCATGAAAGTGGCCGGTACATTGATCGAAAGCAGTATCCTGGCGGAGGGCTGCATCATCCGTGCCTCCCGGATATCAAACAGCGTGATCGGCATCCGTACCCGGATCGGGAAGGAAACAGAAATAGACAGTACGTATATAATGGGCAGTGATTATTATGAGACGATACCCGAAATGGCTTACTCACTGGAGAAAGGGATCCCTAAGCTGGGGATCGGGGAACGTTGTAAAATAAAGAATGCCATCGTGGATAAGGATTGCCGCATCGGTAATGATGTAAGCATAACAGGCGGCGCTCATTTGCCCGACAGTGACCATGCTTTATTCACGGTGAAGGACGGGATCGTGGTGGTCAAAAAAGGCGCCATCCTGCCGGATGGATTTGTGATCTGA
- a CDS encoding GLPGLI family protein, with product MRYILFILFSVFSCTLQAQVFINKGMIEYQVVLNNHKALGEGTWAEMIRDKIPKLSTNYYKLTFDADKSIYLFDRKDEKTKTPWGNDGAEDNIWYNDYAQENFVQQKSVFGDTYILTDSLIHINWKMTNESREIAGFNCRKAVGKLFDSVYVFAFYTDEITVSGGPMSLHGLPGMIMGITIPRMFCSWVATKLEVNGVNYSKIAAPTKGKKKKAKELQQTVVSATKDWGNWGQQAVWNIFL from the coding sequence ATGCGATACATATTATTCATCCTGTTTTCTGTTTTCTCCTGTACCCTGCAGGCACAGGTGTTCATTAATAAGGGTATGATCGAATACCAGGTGGTGCTGAATAACCACAAAGCCCTGGGGGAAGGTACCTGGGCAGAGATGATCAGGGATAAGATCCCCAAACTCTCCACCAATTATTACAAGCTCACGTTTGATGCAGACAAAAGCATTTATCTGTTCGACCGGAAGGATGAAAAGACAAAAACTCCCTGGGGCAATGATGGTGCGGAAGATAATATCTGGTACAATGACTATGCACAGGAGAACTTCGTCCAGCAAAAGTCGGTATTCGGCGATACGTATATCCTAACCGACAGCCTTATTCACATCAACTGGAAGATGACCAATGAGTCAAGGGAGATCGCCGGGTTCAATTGCCGCAAGGCGGTGGGCAAATTATTCGACAGTGTATATGTGTTTGCCTTTTATACCGATGAGATCACCGTAAGCGGCGGGCCGATGAGCCTGCATGGGTTACCGGGCATGATCATGGGCATTACCATACCCCGCATGTTCTGCAGCTGGGTGGCCACCAAACTGGAAGTGAACGGTGTGAACTACAGCAAAATAGCCGCCCCCACAAAGGGCAAAAAGAAAAAAGCGAAAGAACTGCAGCAAACCGTAGTGAGCGCCACAAAGGATTGGGGCAACTGGGGGCAGCAGGCCGTATGGAATATATTCTTGTAG
- a CDS encoding outer membrane beta-barrel protein, with translation MPKLSALLIAILFFAIKANAQNITVTGSVADTAERKAIQNAVVALLTAKDSVLYKFTRTDANGRYSFRNIQPGSYVMMTTHPYFADMVSDIELKENETIVPITALTSKSKLLAEVIVKSGSPIRIKGDTTVYTADSFKVRPGANVEELLKKLPGIQVDKSGKITAMGEQVKKVLVDGEEFFGDDPGIATKNLRADAVKEVEVFDKKSDQAAFTGIDDGVKDKTINLKLKDNAKKGYFGKAEAGTDFNNYYNNSIMANAFRGKRKLAGYGIMSNTGQTNLDWQDNQNYGGSDNTNMEMMDGGGIMITSEGDGDNYWNGRGGIPKNWNGGLHYSNKFNNGKQSLNSGYKISKVNSPSGERNYTTNFVGDSSFSSSRITDAATSKLKQSLNITFETNIDSANSLKFTARGNLNNTRSNSFFDLVSRDSKSLLLNRSSRKTISNTDNEALNSTLLWKHKFKKLARTLTVNMNYNYSSSNTKSNLFSDNEYYSGGILYQQDTTDQENKRDNRTNTFSTTLTYTEPLGKDIFLSASYSFSRIGNTNDRFSYSKDLNGKYTSIIDSLSNSYVFKQTVNKPGISLRVAKKKYNFSIGGDISVSHFEQDNRTTKLLRKYNFTNFFPNASFYKKLSGYGGIRINYNGSTKAPSLDQLQPITDNSDPLNQYIGNPGLDQSFNHSLNLNYSFYNVLKEKGMWSGIYGSITQNAFVNQTEYFSGGKTVRQTVNTNGNYYFNLYSNYNFKWKKPNINISFGPNASVSQNISYIITNGVLQRAANKNQTYGISAGLRKQKENKYEFSIDPSMSWVRSRNSVNSTASANYWQFRVEVDGEVTFLKKFRLESEVQFQAKQKDPRFPAKNEFTLWNASLKRSFYKDKFEASLSVNDILNENRGYDRNFYNNQYTETFYNTLKRFWMVSITWNFSKNGAAPKNF, from the coding sequence ATGCCCAAACTATCTGCCCTGTTGATAGCCATCCTGTTCTTTGCTATTAAGGCAAATGCCCAGAACATTACGGTGACCGGTTCTGTGGCCGACACCGCCGAAAGAAAAGCGATCCAGAATGCAGTGGTAGCACTGCTCACTGCCAAAGATTCCGTCCTCTACAAATTTACCCGTACAGATGCCAATGGCAGGTATTCGTTCAGGAATATCCAGCCGGGCAGTTATGTAATGATGACTACCCACCCCTATTTTGCCGACATGGTCAGCGATATTGAATTGAAAGAAAACGAAACAATCGTCCCCATAACCGCCCTCACTTCAAAATCCAAATTACTTGCCGAAGTGATCGTAAAAAGCGGTTCGCCCATACGTATCAAAGGCGATACCACTGTTTACACAGCCGACAGTTTTAAGGTAAGGCCCGGGGCCAATGTAGAAGAGTTGCTGAAAAAACTTCCTGGGATACAGGTGGACAAGAGCGGAAAAATAACCGCCATGGGCGAACAGGTAAAAAAAGTGCTGGTGGATGGCGAAGAATTTTTTGGTGATGACCCGGGCATTGCCACCAAGAACCTGCGGGCAGACGCGGTGAAAGAAGTGGAAGTATTTGATAAAAAGAGCGACCAGGCAGCTTTTACGGGAATTGACGACGGGGTAAAGGATAAGACCATCAACCTGAAGTTGAAAGACAATGCCAAAAAAGGCTATTTTGGCAAGGCAGAAGCCGGTACCGATTTCAATAATTACTACAACAACAGCATCATGGCCAATGCCTTCCGGGGCAAGCGTAAACTGGCCGGCTATGGCATCATGAGCAATACGGGGCAAACCAACCTCGACTGGCAGGACAACCAGAATTATGGCGGCTCAGATAATACGAATATGGAAATGATGGATGGTGGCGGCATCATGATTACGAGTGAGGGTGACGGAGACAATTACTGGAACGGCCGGGGGGGTATTCCCAAAAACTGGAATGGCGGGCTGCACTACAGCAACAAATTCAATAACGGGAAACAGTCGCTCAACAGCGGCTATAAAATAAGCAAGGTGAACAGCCCCAGCGGTGAAAGGAATTATACCACCAACTTTGTCGGCGACTCTTCATTCTCATCAAGCCGCATAACGGATGCCGCTACTTCTAAATTAAAGCAAAGCCTTAATATCACTTTTGAGACCAATATTGATTCAGCCAACTCCCTGAAGTTCACGGCAAGGGGCAACCTGAACAATACCCGGTCAAACAGTTTTTTTGACCTGGTTTCGCGTGACAGCAAATCCCTGCTGCTTAACCGCAGCAGCCGGAAAACGATCAGCAATACCGATAATGAAGCATTGAACAGCACCCTATTGTGGAAGCATAAGTTCAAAAAACTTGCCCGCACGCTCACCGTGAACATGAACTACAACTACAGCAGTTCAAATACAAAGAGCAATCTTTTTTCGGATAACGAATATTATTCCGGCGGCATCCTTTACCAGCAGGATACCACTGACCAGGAAAATAAACGGGATAACCGTACCAACACATTTTCAACCACCCTCACCTATACCGAACCGCTTGGCAAGGACATTTTTCTTTCCGCCAGTTATTCGTTCAGCCGCATCGGAAATACCAATGACCGCTTCAGTTATTCAAAGGACCTGAATGGCAAGTATACGTCCATCATAGATTCGCTGAGCAACTCCTATGTTTTCAAACAAACGGTGAACAAGCCGGGGATCAGTTTACGGGTGGCAAAGAAGAAATATAATTTCAGCATTGGCGGCGACATTTCGGTAAGCCATTTTGAACAGGACAACCGTACCACAAAACTTTTACGCAAATACAATTTCACCAATTTTTTCCCCAACGCGTCTTTCTATAAAAAGTTAAGCGGTTATGGCGGCATCCGTATCAACTACAACGGTTCAACCAAGGCCCCCAGCCTCGACCAGTTGCAGCCCATTACCGATAATTCCGATCCGCTGAACCAATACATCGGCAATCCCGGCCTGGATCAATCCTTTAATCATTCGCTGAACCTGAACTACAGTTTTTACAATGTACTGAAGGAAAAGGGCATGTGGTCGGGCATTTACGGCAGCATCACGCAAAATGCGTTTGTGAACCAGACAGAATACTTTTCCGGCGGAAAAACAGTGCGGCAGACGGTGAACACAAACGGTAATTATTATTTCAACCTCTATTCCAACTACAATTTCAAGTGGAAGAAGCCGAACATCAATATATCCTTCGGGCCAAACGCATCTGTTTCGCAGAACATATCGTACATCATCACCAACGGTGTATTGCAAAGGGCTGCAAACAAAAACCAGACCTATGGCATCAGCGCCGGCCTGCGTAAACAGAAAGAGAATAAGTACGAATTCTCCATTGACCCGAGCATGAGCTGGGTGCGCAGCAGGAATTCGGTCAACAGTACCGCTTCTGCCAACTACTGGCAGTTCAGGGTTGAAGTTGACGGGGAAGTTACCTTCCTGAAAAAATTCAGGCTGGAATCAGAGGTTCAGTTCCAGGCAAAACAGAAAGATCCCCGTTTCCCTGCAAAGAATGAATTCACGCTGTGGAATGCTTCCCTCAAACGCAGTTTTTACAAGGATAAATTCGAAGCATCCCTGTCAGTCAACGACATACTGAATGAGAACCGTGGCTACGACAGGAACTTTTACAACAACCAGTACACAGAGACCTTTTACAACACCCTGAAGCGTTTCTGGATGGTTTCCATCACCTGGAACTTTTCGAAGAACGGGGCGGCGCCAAAGAATTTTTAA
- the glgB gene encoding 1,4-alpha-glucan branching protein GlgB, with product MLVSPVQPQVKYEEEHFVDTEKPVWNYSLFTDEDINNFKNGTLYNGYEKFGSHFINVLDTDGFYFAVWAPNATKVSVVGDFNGWKRQLHPLFVRLDKSGIWEGFVPHIKKGDNYKFYIRGYKGVELMKADPYGQYAELRPATSSISWHSGFTWNDASWMKKRKKNNALSAPWSVYEVHLGSWMRPVRSDEESFNSYVQLIEHLVPYVKKMGFTHVELMPIMEFPFDGSWGYQGTGYFAATSRFGTPDEFKALVDAFHNQDIGVILDWVPSHFPYDAHGLFMFDGTHTYEYGDMRKGYHPDWNSYIFNYKRAEVRSFLISSARFWLDEFHIDGLRVDAVNSILRLDYSRKEGEWEPNEFGGNGNLEAIEFVKQFNETVYRDFPDIQTIAEEASDWPNVSKPTTSGGLGFGMKWMMGWMHDTLDYFKMDPLMRQFHQDKFSFSIMYYYDENFMLPFSHDEVVHGKSPMLYKMPGDEWQKFANLRLLYTYMFTHPGAKLLFMGNEFAQTAEWNYKSELNWDLLRFDCHKMMQECVKDLNFLYQDEPALHKLQFDPKGFEWVDLDHRQESVVAYLRKARSRKDDMLVVLNMTPVVRQDWKIRVKGKAGWKEVFNSDSKKYWGTGNVFNPEPTVKLVDKKARIYEINIHLPALGGVIFR from the coding sequence ATGCTTGTATCACCGGTTCAGCCACAGGTAAAATATGAGGAAGAACATTTTGTGGATACCGAGAAACCGGTATGGAATTATTCGCTCTTTACGGATGAAGACATCAACAACTTTAAGAACGGGACGCTCTACAATGGTTATGAAAAATTCGGCAGTCATTTTATCAATGTCCTGGATACTGATGGTTTTTATTTTGCGGTATGGGCGCCCAATGCCACTAAGGTTTCGGTGGTGGGTGATTTCAACGGATGGAAGCGGCAACTGCACCCACTGTTTGTACGGCTTGATAAATCGGGAATATGGGAAGGCTTTGTACCCCATATTAAAAAAGGAGATAACTACAAATTTTATATCAGGGGCTATAAAGGGGTTGAGCTGATGAAAGCAGATCCCTATGGCCAATACGCAGAGCTAAGGCCTGCCACGTCATCCATAAGCTGGCATTCCGGTTTTACATGGAACGATGCTTCCTGGATGAAGAAAAGAAAAAAGAACAATGCCCTCAGTGCCCCCTGGAGTGTGTATGAAGTGCACCTGGGAAGCTGGATGCGGCCGGTGCGTTCGGATGAAGAAAGTTTCAACAGTTATGTTCAGCTTATTGAACACCTGGTGCCCTATGTAAAAAAAATGGGTTTTACCCATGTGGAACTGATGCCCATTATGGAATTCCCTTTCGACGGAAGCTGGGGATACCAGGGTACGGGCTATTTTGCCGCCACCTCCCGGTTTGGAACACCCGATGAATTCAAAGCGCTGGTGGATGCTTTTCACAACCAGGATATCGGGGTGATCCTCGATTGGGTGCCTTCGCATTTTCCATATGATGCCCATGGCCTTTTCATGTTTGATGGCACTCATACCTACGAGTACGGAGATATGCGGAAAGGATATCACCCGGATTGGAACAGCTACATCTTTAATTACAAAAGGGCAGAAGTACGTTCCTTTCTCATCAGCAGCGCCCGTTTCTGGCTCGATGAATTTCACATTGATGGATTGCGGGTGGATGCCGTGAACTCCATCCTCCGGCTTGATTATTCCCGGAAAGAAGGGGAGTGGGAACCCAACGAATTTGGCGGCAACGGAAACCTGGAAGCCATTGAATTTGTAAAGCAGTTCAATGAAACGGTCTACCGCGACTTCCCCGATATTCAGACCATTGCCGAAGAAGCATCCGACTGGCCAAACGTATCCAAACCTACCACGTCAGGCGGACTTGGTTTTGGCATGAAGTGGATGATGGGCTGGATGCATGATACACTGGATTATTTCAAGATGGACCCGCTGATGCGGCAGTTTCACCAGGATAAATTCTCCTTCAGCATCATGTACTATTATGATGAGAACTTCATGCTTCCCTTCAGTCATGATGAAGTGGTGCATGGAAAAAGTCCGATGCTTTATAAAATGCCGGGCGATGAATGGCAGAAATTTGCCAACCTGCGCCTGCTTTACACGTATATGTTTACACACCCGGGTGCCAAGCTTTTGTTCATGGGCAACGAGTTTGCACAAACAGCCGAATGGAATTACAAAAGTGAACTGAACTGGGATTTACTCCGGTTCGATTGCCATAAAATGATGCAGGAGTGTGTGAAAGACCTGAACTTTCTTTACCAGGACGAGCCCGCCCTGCATAAACTTCAGTTTGACCCCAAAGGTTTTGAATGGGTTGACCTTGATCACCGGCAGGAATCGGTAGTGGCCTACCTGCGTAAGGCACGCAGCCGAAAGGATGATATGCTGGTAGTATTGAATATGACCCCCGTGGTGAGGCAGGACTGGAAGATCCGTGTAAAGGGAAAAGCAGGGTGGAAAGAAGTGTTCAACAGCGACAGTAAAAAATACTGGGGAACCGGCAATGTGTTCAATCCGGAGCCCACCGTGAAATTAGTTGATAAAAAGGCCCGGATATATGAAATAAACATCCATCTTCCTGCGTTAGGAGGGGTGATATTCCGTTAA